Proteins encoded together in one Bradyrhizobium sp. CB82 window:
- a CDS encoding PQQ-binding-like beta-propeller repeat protein translates to MNRHSITYATLFGLGCTLAASGHAQEVKEQDQWSPPREAKISPVTQEQLNAADKNATNFLLTNVNYAQTRFHPAKQINRDNVKNLRVAWIFQTEVKESLETSPIVIDGVMYVTTSFSHVYAIDAKTGEQLWHYNHKMGPVTTYCCGPNNRGVQVLGDKVYLATLDSKLVALNARTGDVVWSTDIADPELGYSETMAPTVIKDKVLIGTNGGEYGIRGFVRAYDAKTGKQVWNFDTIPENTVGVWATKDATGRDMHRDIQAEKDQLAKIGDPYQKLGGGVWQNPAVDLATNRIYFVVGNPSPDLDGTPRPGDNLYTDSLVSLDLDTGKLACYFQYIAHDVWDLDAASPPVLVDVKDKNGRTIPGVIHAGKTGHIYVHDRKDCSMIRFSEAMVPQENMWTLPTKEGARMLPGANGGVEWSPIATDPGQELAYAINLHQPMHYRVENSPYPNGKLWLGGAFTAIPGERQSGNITAVNYNTGKIRWKVNTPEPMIGGILATAGGLVFAGEGNGKFAAYNSSNGKELWSFRAGAGVNAPPSSYSVGGKQYIVVGAGGNTQVNFRRGNNIIAFTLE, encoded by the coding sequence ATGAACAGACATTCTATTACATATGCCACGTTGTTTGGCCTGGGCTGCACGCTCGCAGCATCAGGCCATGCGCAAGAAGTCAAGGAGCAGGATCAGTGGTCGCCTCCGCGCGAGGCGAAGATTTCTCCAGTCACTCAAGAGCAGCTCAATGCAGCAGACAAGAATGCAACGAACTTTCTGCTGACCAACGTCAATTACGCTCAGACGCGCTTTCACCCTGCAAAGCAGATCAACCGCGACAATGTGAAAAACCTGCGCGTCGCCTGGATCTTCCAGACGGAGGTCAAGGAATCCCTGGAAACGTCGCCCATTGTGATCGATGGCGTGATGTACGTGACAACATCGTTCAGCCATGTCTATGCGATCGACGCCAAGACGGGCGAACAGCTCTGGCACTATAATCACAAGATGGGGCCCGTAACGACCTACTGCTGCGGTCCCAATAATCGCGGTGTCCAGGTCCTCGGTGACAAGGTTTATCTCGCCACGCTGGACTCCAAGCTGGTGGCATTGAATGCAAGGACTGGCGATGTCGTCTGGAGCACCGATATCGCCGATCCCGAGCTCGGCTACAGCGAGACGATGGCTCCGACGGTCATCAAGGACAAGGTCTTGATCGGCACCAACGGCGGCGAGTACGGCATCCGCGGCTTTGTCAGGGCCTATGATGCGAAGACCGGCAAGCAGGTCTGGAATTTCGATACCATCCCGGAAAATACCGTCGGCGTCTGGGCAACCAAGGACGCCACGGGGCGGGACATGCATCGGGACATCCAGGCCGAAAAGGACCAGCTCGCCAAGATCGGTGACCCCTACCAGAAGCTGGGCGGCGGCGTCTGGCAAAATCCCGCTGTCGATCTCGCCACCAACCGGATCTACTTCGTGGTCGGCAATCCATCTCCCGACCTCGACGGCACGCCGCGCCCCGGCGACAACCTCTACACCGACTCGCTGGTATCGCTTGACCTGGATACCGGAAAATTGGCCTGCTACTTTCAGTACATTGCCCACGACGTCTGGGATCTCGATGCCGCGAGCCCGCCGGTTCTGGTGGATGTGAAGGACAAGAACGGCAGGACCATTCCGGGCGTGATCCATGCCGGCAAGACCGGTCACATCTATGTTCACGACCGGAAAGACTGCAGCATGATCCGGTTCTCCGAGGCGATGGTGCCGCAGGAGAACATGTGGACCTTGCCGACCAAGGAAGGCGCGCGCATGCTTCCAGGGGCAAATGGCGGCGTCGAATGGTCGCCGATTGCCACGGACCCCGGACAGGAGCTGGCCTACGCCATCAATCTGCATCAACCCATGCACTACCGGGTCGAGAACTCGCCCTATCCAAACGGCAAGCTCTGGCTTGGTGGCGCGTTCACCGCCATTCCGGGTGAGAGACAGTCGGGAAACATCACCGCCGTCAACTACAACACCGGCAAGATCAGATGGAAGGTGAACACGCCAGAGCCGATGATCGGCGGCATTCTCGCCACCGCGGGCGGTCTGGTCTTTGCTGGCGAAGGCAACGGTAAGTTCGCGGCCTACAACTCGTCCAACGGCAAGGAATTGTGGAGCTTCCGCGCCGGTGCGGGCGTCAATGCACCGCCGTCCAGCTATTCGGTGGGCGGCAAGCAATATATCGTGGTCGGCGCCGGGGGTAACACCCAGGTGAACTTCAGGCGCGGCAACAACATCATCGCCTTCACGCTCGAATGA
- a CDS encoding cytochrome c4 gives MVGNLSWVISGGMILGALLMAAPTFAQSIAEKVEVCAGCHGQDGKPSDKSIPIIWGQQAGYIYIQLRDFKRGDRKSEIKQPIVSSLDKQDMLAIAQYFAQKPWPDLGQPRAPKQVAQQALSAEHSVGCTGCHLDRFQGSGTTPRLAGQSREYLAKTIADFRTRARGNNPGMTDLMLATPVDDLTALAQYLAGL, from the coding sequence ATGGTCGGCAATTTGAGCTGGGTGATTTCGGGCGGGATGATCCTCGGGGCATTGTTGATGGCAGCCCCCACCTTCGCACAAAGCATCGCGGAAAAGGTCGAGGTCTGCGCCGGCTGCCACGGCCAGGACGGCAAGCCGAGCGACAAGTCGATTCCCATCATCTGGGGACAGCAAGCCGGCTACATCTACATCCAGCTGCGCGACTTCAAACGCGGGGACCGCAAGAGCGAGATCAAGCAGCCGATCGTGTCGTCTCTCGATAAGCAGGACATGCTGGCGATCGCGCAGTATTTCGCGCAAAAGCCGTGGCCTGATCTGGGCCAGCCCCGCGCGCCGAAGCAGGTGGCCCAGCAGGCGCTCAGCGCCGAGCACTCGGTAGGCTGCACCGGCTGTCATCTCGATCGGTTTCAAGGCAGTGGCACCACACCGCGCCTGGCCGGACAGAGCAGGGAATACCTCGCCAAGACAATCGCGGATTTCCGCACCCGTGCGCGCGGCAACAATCCTGGCATGACCGATCTGATGCTCGCCACGCCTGTCGACGATCTTACGGCGCTCGCGCAATATCTCGCCGGTCTCTAA
- a CDS encoding ankyrin repeat domain-containing protein yields the protein MLLFSAADENCAELATALLDHGASVDARDRFGARPLSHAARSGHLEMVDLLLARGAPIDARNLAGATALYFAAERGHVAVARRLVERGADVKLTGRSGVSPVAAAAYAGSDAIVETLLANGADEGVPDDTGKPPIVYAAARARLDIVKRLLSRNIDINARYPNGLTLLMWAAGPDEKVPETEAVEVVRYLLESGAHVDDRDARGRTALMIAAEGGRAEIAGLLLARGADPSLMDNAGKRAADLTSLSLLRDRLAGP from the coding sequence TTGCTTCTATTCTCAGCAGCGGACGAGAATTGTGCCGAGCTGGCGACCGCGCTGCTGGACCATGGCGCGTCAGTGGATGCGCGCGACCGGTTTGGAGCCCGCCCGCTCAGCCACGCCGCGCGATCTGGGCATCTGGAGATGGTCGATCTTTTGCTTGCGCGTGGCGCTCCAATTGATGCGCGCAATCTCGCCGGCGCAACGGCGCTCTACTTCGCGGCCGAGCGCGGCCATGTCGCGGTCGCCCGGCGACTTGTTGAACGGGGCGCCGACGTCAAGCTCACCGGACGCAGCGGCGTTTCACCGGTCGCGGCCGCCGCCTATGCGGGCAGTGACGCAATCGTCGAAACGCTACTCGCGAATGGGGCCGACGAAGGCGTGCCCGACGACACCGGGAAACCGCCAATCGTCTACGCGGCGGCCCGCGCCCGGCTCGACATTGTGAAGCGTTTGCTTTCGCGAAACATCGATATCAATGCCCGCTATCCGAATGGTCTGACGCTGTTGATGTGGGCTGCGGGTCCGGATGAAAAAGTTCCGGAGACGGAGGCTGTCGAGGTTGTGAGATATCTGCTGGAGTCAGGCGCGCACGTCGACGATCGCGATGCCCGCGGCCGGACGGCTCTCATGATCGCCGCCGAAGGTGGGCGTGCTGAGATCGCCGGCCTCCTGCTCGCGCGAGGCGCTGATCCCTCGCTCATGGACAACGCGGGCAAACGCGCCGCGGATCTCACCTCACTATCGTTGCTGCGTGATCGACTGGCTGGGCCGTAG